The Suncus etruscus isolate mSunEtr1 chromosome 7, mSunEtr1.pri.cur, whole genome shotgun sequence genome includes a window with the following:
- the LOC126013229 gene encoding 60S ribosomal protein L37a-like, whose product MGIMGKYGRHYSISLQKMVKKIEISQHAKYTCSFFSKTKMKRRAVGIWHCGSCMKTIAGGPWAYNPISAATVKI is encoded by the coding sequence ATGGGGATCATGGgtaaatatgggaggcattatagCATCTCCCTCCAGAAGATGGTGAAGAAGATTGAGATCAGTCAGCATGCCAAGTACACGTGCTCTTTCTTCAGCAAGACCAAGATGAAGAGACGGGCTGTGGGCATCTGGCACTGTGGTTCCTGTATGAAAACCATCGCAGGTGGCCCCTGGGCCTACAATCCCATTTCTGCTGCCACAGTCAAAATCTGA